A genome region from Eurosta solidaginis isolate ZX-2024a chromosome 2, ASM4086904v1, whole genome shotgun sequence includes the following:
- the LOC137240645 gene encoding uncharacterized protein isoform X3, giving the protein MYSETPLHSAMKHGADVNATNRTNIDVNISQRELMRSFYQEHKQFLSRSYTSKEEFIREYKKLYCSKTKAKELYLLILTELEDAISGGNIDSLEKLSNFIDYISDAEDQVTLRDYYDNANNPIKSTNIVILACKHNKVKILEYLLGSNSKILSNLSVGIRETTILPDDGDETYHNAFYYAIRSGNVELLDTLINKWPDNYFAVHFKKLDEILSRAYEELKLKNVLLTEEIEIFVENKLINLRFFSSAPVQKQNVKKSYLNNTRERIELVLQNVSLLKAEYSNTEKVDEKFLFIAKFIAQNIHILKRQLKSTYDRLPWEEMEFCLVSFIFSHIKRQEINLFYHTVLNKTKILKYLENFAKKLETEKNIEGINIGEIADLTKLKREKVVAEIISNYPQFEELYNDYQQIRDIHSLEKISDYIKLALSANAKEREGQLIITRALQVIGEYLKNTLESPKLSSTTSELLLLSLPKNTREVIIDLRNSLSHAYSLSKRTEIEENTDVNFFIGVQNDTKKVGDVITSIFYENKIKTIRILLKKIINSENLDEIKEVTEAFSNAELDEITTGNFVIMEHEKLKKLIAELSNSVTENTSYEQELFNKINNILNCSGTQSENIRTDYITGFALLKSLSIGFSDNKIDHNVIRGMKFRVKKILEYILPRIESHSLKEIAELSRKFFHSVKSRIQEQDNIDEVNRLTCEIFYIAEFGTGDIKWIEELREKLNEKGSFIPAYKQKKTYNIKKKKFNNQLALKLTELKSILKNNALSGKLIEKLPSYKCNKKLQAVVEMLVLDIMSILGSSKNYLENNLLFLDENTPLLTGKCLRNHLAHDNALVDVLLSDPSIAVIINAKKLTSENIMKSKKKVGKLVKDDPSKLKDKYVQGVITITNQERMFVALQEGNLEDLKSYLKKGADINARSINLWTTLHFAAKAPSLEIVRFVLNQNLDVNVKDINGQSPLHIAAAHGRTHIVKFFVAEAGLYVDDADNHGKTALHIAAQHGHKDTVEVLLKNKASTVAQDMSGNSPLYFAIGNNHVNVANVLLEKDTNVDSNEANGGFTPLHAAAECGYLELVNFLLQNKADVNARNDRDWTPLHAAALNGHLEIVNALILKGANVNASVIDGCTPLHYAIENGHEKVANILLKHGANANVVDKTYNNTPLHYAAKDGHEKIVKALLINKANASITTVEGITPLHFAVQSGHLKIVVALLEHGVNICAKDKNNATPLHYAAESGHTAVAELLIKNLVEINDKANNNLTPLHVAALKGHKDIIELLIRNKAEVRAQDITGSTPLHAAAMNGSKDVIDLLIKNKAEVDPRTNDGTTPLHLAALNGHGDAVVFLIKNKAKVNARTYYGSTPLHAAVLGDHKDVVNLLIKNKAKVNAEGIAGSTPLHVAVEAGHKEIVEILVANGANVNVKSNNLTPLLSAIKCNHKEIVEVLIANGANVTVEGGQPLFLAVLAGYKDIVEILLRNKANVNTKGPENTTLLHFAAKRGHKEIVNALITNGANVDAMTINGATPLYLAAQGGHAEIAETLIANRANVNIVNVEGAPLHIAAGRGHDNVVQVLLSNGAKINVKDNKSRTSLELAVAHGHLQVVKMLLQYKKVDMNGKCYNNWTILHIASQESNLKMVKFLVAKGSNINAKNAGGSKPIHIAAREGYKDTVEFFLSKGLSINELGAANQTLLHYTAIEGRLEVVKYLIAQGADVNAKDTNGLTPMHIAAHFGYKDFIEVLLKNGAVYNAVDKLCRRPLEMTNNKDVVNLLASTDKLFEAVKHNSSSEVENYIKAGVFVNAKNAKSVTPLYYAAWKGYDGVVNILLQNKANPNVVGNKGFTPLHYAAKFSHLKVVKALLSYGAVYNAVSDTGKTPSDFTVDKSITSLFKLVSESFKKVKNGNAQVISDLNNIKDIDTVKAVMSARNRENKTLVVAAVHSNFSKVEQLKQISQSDISAQIDIALELSNQGNYQKALSIFRSAFERRKEILGPDNPGTLDIQTYMAKVLYKQGIYQEALNMLEEIFQKQKEMLDLNDKDTLSTRSAIALVLHRQGKDEEAFNIYQEVYQRQKEILGSNHPETLNTQFHMALVLNKQGKYEEALNINRAVFEKRKETLGTHDPATVIAKNNIAMVLANQGINHADTLRTLHNIAGVLCSQKKYNEALKAFQEVLDIQKKALQPNHPEALNTQYNIANVLFTQGKLISALKVYRESFDQRKAVFGPSHPSVLDILKKIELINLKFKLEGSEASEVLQHLQKDINIAASKGDIRTVQRLLKDGADANDKDIHGRTPLHYAVSNGHIDIVNILLTNGANVGQVTNKGNTPLHTASSKYYKEIVEILLQNISRDKLNDFVNAKTTSSGTTSLHVAAKGGSLEVVKSLLKYGAIYNIENNEGKIPIDLSKDQTVTNLLKLIEEVFRDIKNGNVESISKLGTVKPDEFLAITNARNNQGNTLLQVAIANKHKNIAGKLLKMQKEPDQNLQDVNIESGVKSLKL; this is encoded by the exons ATGTATAGTGAAACTCCACTACATTCTGCTATGAAACATGGTGCTGATGTAAATGCAACAAACCGTACTAATATTGATGTAAATATATCGCAGAGAGAGCTTATGCGTAGCTTTTATCAAGAACATAAACAGTTTCTATCACGTTCTTACACATCAAAAGAGGAATTTATTAGAGAATATAAAAAACTCTACTGTAGTAAAACAAAAGCTAAAGAACTTTATCTTCTGATTTTAACTGAACTCGAAGACGCAATATCAGGTGGTAATATCGACAGCTTAGAAAAATTAAGCAACTTTATTGATTACATAAGTGATGCAGAAGATCAAGTAACTTTGAGAGACTATTATGATAATGCTAACAACCCTATTAAGAGTACTAACATAGTTATCTTAGCTTGTAAACATAATAAGGTAAAGATTTTAGAATACCTACTTGGCAGTAATAGTAAAATTCTCAGTAATTTATCTGTTGGCATCAGAGAAACTACTATATTACCAGATGATGGGGATGAAACATACCATAATGCGTTTTATTATGCTATACGTTCAGGCAATGTTGAGCTTCTTGATACACTCATTAATAAATGGCCAGATAATTATTTTGCTGTTCATTTCAAAAAATTAGATGAAATTCTTTCACGAGCTTATGAGGAATTAAAACTAAAGAACGTATTATTAACAGAAGAGATAgaaatttttgttgaaaataagttgATAAACCTCCGTTTTTTTTCTAGTGCTCCTGTACAAAAACAGAATGTCAAAAAGAGTTATCTTAATAACACCAGAGAACGGATTGAGTTAGTACTACAAAACGTTAGTTTGCTAAAGGCAGAGTATTCAAACACAGAAAAAGTAGATGAAAAGTTTTTATTCATAGCAAAGTTTATTGCACAAAATATTCATATATTAAAGCGGCAGTTGAAATCCACCTACGATAGACTGCCTTGGGAAGAAATGGAATTTTGTTTAGTTAGCTTTATTTTTTCTCACATAAAGCGacaagaaattaatttattttatcataCTGTTTTGAATAAAACCAAGATATTAAAGTACTTAGAAAATTTTGCAAAGAAACTTGAAACCGAAAAAAATATAGAAGGTATAAATATTGGTGAAATCGCTGATCTTACAAAGTTAAAACGTGAGAAAGTTGTTGCAGAGATCATTAGCAACTATCCACAGTTTGAAGAGTTATATAATGATTATCAACAAATTAGGGATATTCATTCTTTAGAGAAAATAAGTGATTATATAAAGTTGGCATTATCAGCTAATGCTAAAGAAAGGGAAGGACAGTTAATTATTACGCGGGCTTTACAGGTTATTGGTGAATATTTAAAAAACACACTAGAATCTCCCAAGTTATCTAGCACTACAAGCGAGCTTCTTCTACTATCATTGCCAAAGAACACAAGAGAAGTCATTATAGATTTACGTAACTCACTATCGCATGCTTATTCACTCTCTAAAAGAACAGAGATTGAGGAAAATACagatgttaatttttttattggtgTTCAAAATGACACTAAGAAAGTTGGTGATGTGATTACTAgtattttttatgaaaacaaaattaaaactattagaatacttctaaaaaaaattattaatagtgAGAACTTGGATGAGATAAAAGAAGTCACCGAAGCGTTTAGCAACGCTGAATTAGATGAAATAACCACAGGAAACTTTGTAATAATGGAACACGAAAAGCTTAAAAAGCTCATTGCAGAACTAAGCAATAGTGTAACGGAAAATACAAGTTACGAGCAAGAGCtgtttaataaaattaataacatACTCAATTGTTCAGGAACTCAATCAGAAAATATCAGAACTGATTATATTACAGGGTTTGCATTATTAAAGAGTTTAAGTATTGGCTTTAGTGATAATAAGATTGACCATAACGTTATTAGGGGAATGAAATTTCGTGTTAAGAAAATATTAGAGTATATTCTTCCCCGCATAGAATCTCACAGCCTTAAAGAGATTGCTGAGCTATCGCGGAAGTTTTTTCATAGTGTTAAGTCAAGAATACAAGAACAAGACAACATTGATGAAGTAAATAGATTAACTtgcgaaattttttatattgctgaATTTGGAACAGGTGATATCAAATGGATTGAGGAATTAAGAGAAAAGTTGAATGAGAAGGGTTCTTTTATTCCTGCATACAAACAAAAGAAAacttacaatataaaaaaaaaaaaatttaataaccaACTTGCACTGAAGCTAACTGAACTGAAAAGTATTTTAAAGAATAACGCATTGAGTGGTAAATTAATCGAAAAACTCCCTTCCTATAAGTGTAATAAGAAATTGCAAGCAGTAGTAGAAATGCTTGTTTTGGATATAATGTCAATCTTAGGCAGCTCAAAGAATTATCTAGAAAACAATTTACTTTTCTTAGATGAGAATACTCCTTTACTAACTGGAAAATGTTTGCGTAATCACTTAGCACACGATAATGCCTTGGTTGATGTATTGTTATCTGATCCCTCAATAGCGGTTATCATAAACGCTAAAAAACTTACTTCAGAAAACATAATGAAAAGTAAGAAAAAAGTTGGCAAGTTAGTGAAAGACGATCCTTCCAAATTGAAGGATAAATACGTTCAAGGTGTTATTACTATTACTAATCAGGAAAGAATGTTTGTCGCATTGCAAGAAGGGAATCTCGAAGACTTAAAGAGTTATCTAAAAAAAGGAGCAGACATCAAtgctagaagtattaacttatggaCTACATTGCATTTTGCTGCTAAGGCACCTAGTCTTGAAATTGTAAGATTTGTTCTTAATCAAAATTTAGACGTTAATGTTAAAGATATTAATGGTCAAAGCCCACTACATATCGCTGCTGCACATGGGCGAACACATATTGTGAAGTTTTTTGTAGCGGAAGCTGGTTTATATGTTGATGATGCAGATAATCATGGCAAAACAGCACTACACATTGCAGCCCAACATGGTCACAAGGATACTGTTgaggttttattaaaaaataaagccAGTACTGTTGCTCAAGATATGAGTGGTAATTCACCTTTATATTTTGCAATAGGAAATAATCATGTTAATGTTGCTAACGTTCTACTAGAAAAAGATACGAATGTTGATAGTAATGAGGCCAATGGTGGCTTTACTCCATTGCATGCAGCTGCAGAATGTGGTTACCTGGAATTAGTTAATTTCTTACTTCAAAATAAGGCAGACGTTAATGCTAGAAATGACAGAGATTGGACACCATTACATGCAGCGGCGTTAAATGGCCATCTGGAAATAGTAAACGCTTTAATTCTGAAAGGGGCAAATGTTAATGCTAGTGTCATAGATGGTTGTACACCATTACACTATGCAATAGAAAACGGTCATGAAAAGGTAGCTAATATTTTATTGAAGCATGGAGCTAATGCTAATGTTGTTGACAAAACCTATAATAATACACCTTTGCACTATGCAGCAAAAGATGGACATGAGAAAATTGTTAAGGCTTTACTGATAAATAAGGCAAATGCTAGTATTACCACTGTGGAAGGTATAACCCCACTACATTTTGCAGTGCAGAGTGGCCACTTGAAGATAGTTGTTGCTCTTCTTGAGCATGGGGTTAACATTTGCGCTAAAGATAAAAATAATGCTACGCCATTACACTATGCAGCAGAGAGTGGCCATACGGCAGTTGCTgagcttttaataaaaaatttagtaGAAATCAATGATAAAGCAAATAATAATCTAACACCATTACATGTAGCTGCTCTGAAAGGTCACAAAGATATTATTGAACTCCTAATAAGAAATAAAGCGGAAGTTAGAGCTCAAGATATTACGGGTAGTACACCATTACATGCAGCTGCTATGAACGGTAGCAAAGATGTTATTGATCTCTTGATAAAAAATAAAGCTGAAGTCGATCCTAGAACTAATGATGGTACGACACCATTACATTTAGCTGCTCTAAATGGCCATGGAGATGCTGTTGTTTTCctaataaaaaataaagctaaagtaaATGCTAGAACTTATTATGGTTCTACACCGTTACATGCAGCTGTTTTAGGAGACCATAAAGACGTTGTTaatcttttaataaaaaataaagctaaagttaacgCGGAAGGTATTGCAGGCAGTACACCATTACATGTAGCTGTGGAAGCAGGCCATAAGGAAATCGTTGAGATTCTGGTAGCAAATGGAGCCAATGTTAATGTTAAGAGCAATAACCTAACACCATTGCTTTCTGCTATTAAATGTAATCATAAGGAAATCGTTGAAGTTCTTATAGCAAATGGAGCTAATGTTACTGTAGAAGGTGGTCAACCTTTATTCCTCGCAGTTCTTGCTGGCTACAAAGATATTGTAGAGATTTTGCTAAGAAATAAAGCTAATGTTAACACAAAAGGTCCTGAAAATACTACACTATTGCATTTTGCTGCTAAAAGAGGGCATAAGGAGATAGTAAATGCTCTCATAACAAATGGAGCTAACGTTGATGCTATGACTATTAATGGTGCAACACCGTTATATCTTGCAGCACAAGGAGGTCATGCGGAAATTGCTGAAACTTTAATAGCAAATAGGGCTAATGTTAACATTGTAAATGTTGAAGGTGCTCCGCTACATATAGCTGCAGGACGCGGCCATGATAATGTTGTTCAAGTCCTATTAAGTAATGGAGCAAAAATTAATGTTAAAGACAATAAGAGTAGAACATCTTTAGAATTAGCAGTGGCACATGGTCATTTGCAAGTGGTTAAAATGTTACTGCAGTATAAAAAAGTAGATATGAATGGTAAATGCTATAATAATTGGACTATACTGCACATTGCTTCACAggaaagtaacttaaaaatggtaaaatttctAGTAGCTAAAGGGTCTAATATTAATGCTAAAAATGCCGGTGGATCAAAGCCTATACACATTGCAGCTAGAGAAGGTTATAAAGATACCGTAGAGTTTTTCCTTAGCAAGGGATTGAGTATTAATGAGCTTGGTGCAGCTAACCAGACATTACTACACTATACTGCAATAGAAGGTCGGTTAGAAGTTGTAAAGTATTTGATTGCACAAGGTGCTGACGTTAATGCTAAAGATACTAATGGCTTAACCCCTATGCATATTGCTGCTCATTTTGGTTACAAAGACTTTATTGAAGTTTTATTGAAAAATGGTGCAGTTTATAACGCGGTTGACAAGCTTTGTAGAAGACCATTAGAAATGACTAACAATAAAGACGTTGTCAATCTATTAGCATCAACTGATAAATTATTTGAGGCTGTAAAACATAATAGCTCTTCAGAGGTTGAGAATTACATTAAAGCAGGAGTGTTTGTTAATGCCAAAAATGCTAAGAGTGTGACACCATTATATTATGCTGCATGGAAGGGCTATGATGGAGTTGTCAATATTCTATTACAAAATAAAGCTAATCCTAATGTGGTTGGTAACAAGGGGTTTACTCCTCTGCATTATGCTGCTAAGTTCTCTCACTTAAAAGTTGTAAAGGCCCTATTGTCTTATGGTGCAGTATACAATGCTGTCTCTGACACTGGGAAAACACCATCTGATTTTACTGTGGATAAAAGTATTACTAGCTTATTTAAACTAGTCAGTGAATCATTTAAAAAGGTTAAAAATGGTAATGCTCAAGTTATTAGTGACCTAAATAATATAAAGGATATTGATACAGTTAAAGCAGTGATGAGTGCTCGTAATAGAGAGAACAAAACGTTAGTAGTTGCTGCAGTACATAGTAACTTTTCAAAAGTGGAGCAGTTGAAGCAGATATCGCAAAGTGACATATCCGCTCAGATTGATATAGCTTTAGAGCTCTCGAATCAAGGCAATTACCAAAAAGCCTTAAGTATTTTCAGAAGCGCATTTGAAAGAAGAAAAGAAATACTAGGACCAGACAATCCTGGTACTTTAGATATTCAGACATATATGGCCAAAGTGCTATATAAGCAAGGAATTTACCAAGAAGCTTTAAATATGCTTGAAGAGATTTTTCAGAAACAAAAAGAAATGCTGGATTTAAACGATAAGGATACTTTAAGTACAAGAAGTGCAATCGCTTTAGTGCTGCATAGACAGGGGAAAGATGAAGAAGCTTTTAACATTTATCAAGAAGTCTATCAGAGACAAAAGGAAATACTAGGGTCAAACCATCCAGAGACCCTAAATACTCAGTTTCACATGGCATTAGTATTGAATAAACAGGGAAAATACGAAGAAGCGTTAAATATCAATAGGGCCGTTTTtgaaaagagaaaagaaacaCTAGGTACACATGATCCAGCCACTGTGATTGCCAAAAATAATATAGCAATGGTACTAGCTAACCAAG GTATTAATCATGCTGATACCTTGAGAACGTTACATAACATTGCTGGGGTACTCTGCAGtcaaaaaaaatataatgaagCCTTGAAAGCTTTTCAAGAGGTTTTAGATATCCAGAAAAAAGCGTTACAACCAAATCACCCAGAAGCCTTGAATACTCAATACAACATAGCAAATGTACTTTTTACTCAAGGGAAATTGATCAGCGCACTTAAAGTCTACAGAGAAAGTTTtgatcaaaggaaagctgttttTGGACCAAGTCATCCGAGTGttttagatattttaaaaaagatagagctaattaatttaaaattcaagCTTGAGGGTAGCGAAGCATCAGAGGTTCTCCAGCATCTGCAGAAAGATATCAACATTGCTGCTAGTAAAGGTGATATACGAACTGTTCAGCGTCTGTTAAAAGATGGAGCTGATGCCAACGATAAAGATATTCATGGAAGAACACCGTTACATTACGCTGTTAGCAATGGACACATAGATATTGTAAACATCTTACTAACAAATGGAGCTAATGTTGGTCAAGTTACTAATAAAGGTAATACACCATTACACACTGCTTCTTCCAaatattacaaagaaattgttGAGATTCTGTTACAAAATATCAGTCGTGATAAATTAAATGACTTTGTTAATGCCAAAACTACTTCTAGTGGCACTACATCGCTTCATGTTGCAGCTAAAGGTGGCTCCTTGGAAGTTGTAAAATCTTTATTAAAATATGGTGCAATTTATAACATTGAGAACAATGAAGGTAAAATACCAATTGATTTATCTAAGGACCAAACAGTTACTAACCTACTGAAATTAATTGAAGAAGTGTTTAGAGATATAAAAAATGGTAATGTTGAATCTATCAGCAAGCTAGGAACAGTAAAACCTGATGAGTTCTTAGCTATAACAAATGCTCGTAATAATCAAGGGAATACATTATTACAAGTTGCTATAGCCAATAAACATAAGAATATCGCAGGTAAATTGTTAAAAATGCAGAAAGAGCCAGATCAAAATTTACAAGACGTCAATATAGAAAGTGGAGTTAAAAGTTTGAAACTTTGA